In Orenia marismortui DSM 5156, the sequence CATTATATGGATGTAGTATTGCTAGTAAAGAGATAAGTGAGGGGGTAAGACTATTAGAAGAAAAGTTATCTGCACATGATTTACTGAAATATCGAGATGATATTATTATAATTGCCAATGATCAGGGAAGCAAGATAGCAGAAGAATGTTTGAAAAATGGCAATGAAAATATTCAGAAGGTAATTAAATTACAGAAGGATAAAATAAATGAAGCTCCAGATCAGGAGATAAGACGAATAGTTAAAGAGATTGATAGCCGTATTTATTATTTAGATATTCCAGTAAGCTACAATGGTAAATATGGCTTTGGTAATGAAAGTGAAGTCAAGATAAAGATTATTAAAGATTATGAGAGTCCTTCAATATATGAAGGTATAATTAACTTTAAAACTGATTTAATCAAGGATAAAGAAAATAATATTGATGGTAAAGTAGGAGTATGGAGCACTACTGATAAAGCAGCAGATGACGATCCAACTAGAATAGGTCTATCAGGTAAAAATATAATATTATTTTATCGTACTGATAATAACAAGAATTTAGCAATTATTAATTGGGAACTTTATAGTGGTGTTTCTAACGAATTTCCATTATTAGGGGGTAAGAAACCATATAGTTATGCAATAATGAGTAAAGGAAAGTCAAACCTTATGGATTACGTATGTCTAAAGGAAGTAACTGGGAAGAATGGAGAACATAAAAATTATGGCATATATGCGATAGATAATAATAATCTATTAAGCGAGAAATATGACCTAGCTGAAGATGAAATTGAAGACTTAACTCAAAATAAAAGGAATAATTTAGAGAATAGCTTAGCTAATATTACAGAAGATAACAAAAAAGTAATTACAAGAGGGTTAGAGCTAGTAGTAGGATATGTTTTTGAAGCATCTGATAATTTATATGAAGCAGGTCTTAGGTTATATAATAAGCCAGGTATTCATTTTGGGACTCACAAAACAATCATATCCGATACACAAGCTATAATGGAGAAAGAAATTGATTATATTGGTAGAACTTATAATGGTCTCTATCCTGCTGGTACTACGATAACAGTTAAATATCCTGATTATATTGCTCCATATGATCCATACTGGTCTGGAGGTTTTAATTTTTCTAATTTTTTAATACCAGGTGAAGAAGTTGTTGCAGAAAAGGTTAGTGAAAATATGTATGAGCTAAAAATTAAATTAGACTTTGCTAAAAATTTATTTATGAATTATGTTGAAAGAGGTAGTTTATTAAATATTGTTGCAAGAGGTCCAAGAGGATGTACAGTAAAAAGAGAAAAACTAGATTCTTCTGATGATAATCCAAGGAATTCTTTAAAACCAACTTTAAAAACAACTTCATTCAAAGGGCAATCATCTGAGCGAGCAAGGGTTAGATTGACTGCTATACCTAAGGAAGGTTGGGCGTTTGACCATTGGGAAGGTAGTGTTACTGGTTATGAAAATCCAATTATTATTAGCTTAGATAAAGAAAAAGATATAACAGCAGTGTTTGGAGAAAGATTAATCAAAGATAAGAATTTAGAAGAAGCAATTAGAGAAGAAATTAATAAGCCTGAAGGAATATTAACTAAAGAGGATTTAGAGCAGATAACTAAGTTAGAAGCAGAAGATTGTGAGATAAAGTCATTAGAAGGTCTAGAGTATCTTAAGAACCTAGAACATTTGAATTTAAATAATAATGGAATATTAGACCCTAGTGTTGTCTGTTTATTAGAAGATTTAAAAACAGTAAATCTTAAGAATAATAAAATAAATGAAGCGATTTTTGCTAAAGAGATGAAGAGTTTGCAGGAGCTAGATCTTAGTAGTAACAACTTAAAAATACTTGATTTTGGAGGTGATGGTTCTGGCTCTGGAGGTGGACTTAAGTTTAGTAAAGCACCAAAAAATTTAAAATCACTGAAATTAGGTGATAATAAGATAACAGATATAGATAGTTTGTTTAGAGAATTAAATGACTTAGGTAATTTACAACTTCTCGATCTAAGTGGAAATTTAATAAATAGTATAAGTAATATAGTAGAATATTCTGATAGAATGGAAGAAACACTAAGAGAATTGAATCTAAGTAACAATCAATTAAGTGATATAGGTGCTGTATCAAATTTTAGGAGTTTAGAGGTTTTAAATTTAAATAACAATAATATCAAAGAAATTGATCCAGTGAAAAAGTTAGATAATATAATTACTTTGGAATTAGCTAGTAATGATTTAACTCATATAACTGCTATTAGAAATTTAGAGAAGTTAAAGAATCTAAACTTATGGAATAATAAGATAGAAGAGGTTAGAGGATTACCTGATTTAAAGTTTGCAGATAATATAAATCTAAGTCAAAATTTAATCAGGAAGTTAGAAGGGGTATCTAGGCTAGGGAATGTAAAGAACTTAGATCTAAGTAGTAATAAGATTAAAGATATAAGTTCGATTTCAGACTTAGGTAATGTAGAGAATATAGATTTAGGTAATAATGAAATAGAAGATATAAGTTCTCTATCAGAGGTTGGTAGTATTGAGAATTTAAATCTTAGCGATAACCAGATAAAAGATATAGAGGCATTAGAAGATATAGATGGCTTGCAAGAGGTGGAACTTGGTAATAATGAATTTGAACTAATTGACCCTGAAATAGAAAAGATATTAAAAAGATTAACAGATAATGAAAATGTAAAGGTTGATTTTTCAGGTGGAATATATTTATCAATTGATGTAGAGGGACCAGGTTATGTAATAAAAAATCCTGGAGAAGATAGTTATAAGAAAGGAACAAGAGTTACCTTAGTAGCTAAAACGGTAAATGGATGGGAATTTGATCATTGGGAAGGCGATTTATCAGGAAATGAAAGAGTAAGAACAATTGTTATGGATGAGGAAAAGAGAGTAAAAGCTGTATTTAAGCAAGAAAAATATAGTTTTGAGTTAAGGGTTAAAGGTAAGGGAACAGTAACTAAGAGTTTAGATAAAGAAGAGTATGAGTATGGTGATTTTATAACTCTAAATGCAATAGCTGAAGAGGGATGGCAATTAGACCACTGGGAAGGATTAGTTGGTACAGCCCTAAATCCTACAGTTTCAATGGATGGAGACAAGGTAATAGCAGCAGTATTTTTACCTTTATATACATTGGAAAGTAATGTTGAAGGTCGGGGTGAGTTAATAGTATATCCGCAAAAAGATAGTTATAGGGAAGGTGAAGAGGTAACTTTAATTGCTGAACCAAAAGAGGGTTGGATATTCAATTATTGGTCAGGAAATGCTACTGGAGATAGCAAGAGAAAAAAAATCACTATGGATGAAAATAAAAAGATAACAGCAGTATTTGGTTCATTAGATATATCTAGATTAAATACTAATATCAAAGGAAAAGGTACAATATCAATAGCTGAAAAATCAATCAAAACAATCTATGAAGCAGGAGATATAGTAGAATTAATAGCCAAACCGGAAGTTGGTTATCGATTTGATCATTGGGAAGGGGCGATATCAGGAAGTAAAAGAGAAGCGAAACTTACTCTTAGCAGTGAAGAGCAGGAATTAACAGCAGTATTTACTAAAGAAGAATATGATCTTAGTCTCGATATAGAAGGAGAAGGAATAGTTGAAAAATCTATAGATCAGAAAAGATATCCTTATGGAGCTAAGGTGAAATTAACGGCAAAAGCAGAAGAAGGTTGGCGGTTTAGTCATTGGACAGGAGATATCAAAACTGATGAGAAATTAAATGTACCTGAATTTATAGTAAGTTTTGATAGAGATAGAGAAATAAAAGCAGTATTTGTACCAACCGATGAGTTGTTCACCTTAGATATAAGTACTGAAGGTGATGGTGAAATAATTACTACTCCTAAAAAAGAAAAGTACCTCGAGGGAAGTGAAGTCAAATTAGTAGCAGAATCCAAAGAAGGTTGGACATTTAAAGAATGGTCAGGAGATATAGAAGGGAATCAAAGAGAAAGAGTCATTACAGTAACTGAGAATAAAGAAATTAAAGCTATCTTTGTTCCTTTAGATATAAATATAGAAGGTAATGGAGATATAGATTTAGAAAGTACAGCTGTGAAGGAAGTAATCAAATTAACAGCTACTCCAGAATTAGGATGGGTTTTTGACCATTGGGAAGGAGCCTTATCAGGATCTGAAATAAGTCAAGAGTTAGCAATAAATGAGCCAAAGGAAGTAACAGCAGTATTTGTGAATGATAAATATAGTCTCAATTTAAATGTTGAGGGTGAGGGTCTGATAGAGAAAGATACTAATCACGAATATTATGCTACTGGGGCTTTGGTAACTTTATCTGCAAAGTCTAAAGAAGGTTGGGTATTTGATCATTGGGAAGGTAACTTTGATGAAGATAATGCTACAGCTGCTGGTTCCAAATTGAAGTTAAGGATGGATGAAGATAAGAATATAACTGCAGTATTTAAGGAAATAAAGAATATCAATATAGAAACAGAAGGTAGTGGAATAGTAAGAACAAAGGGAATTACTCATGAAGAAGGAATAAAAGTGACCTTCTTAGCAGTTGCTAAAGGTAGTTGGAATTTTGATCATTGGGAAGGGGATATAGGAGATAATGATCCTAATCAAGAAGAGATTACTCTTCCTATTGATGAACAAAGAGATATAAAGGCAATATTTGTACCTATTTATCCACTAAATATAGTAGTTGAAGGTCAAGGAAGTATAGAAGTGCCAGAAGGTGATTTCCAATTAGATGGCTGTGATTTTTATAATCAGGGAAGAGAAATAACTGTAATAGCTACAGCTAAACCAGGATGGAAATTTGACCATTGGGAAGATGGTTTATCAGGAAATCAAAAAGAAGAGAAGCTTATAATCGATGAAGAAAAGAAAGTAGTTGCAGTATTTAAAGAGGAAGAATATAGCCTTAACCTAACAACTACAGGAGAAGGAACTATAGAACAAGATATTCAAAAAGATAAGTATTTATATGGAGATGAAGTAAGATTAACAGTATTAAGGAAAGAAGGGTGGAATTTTGATCATTGGGAAGGAGATATAGATTCAGAAAATATAAATGAAGAAGAAATTGTTATATCTTTTACTCAAAATATGAATTTAACAGCTATATTTGTACCAGTGTACTCATTAGATATAAAAGTTGAAGGTCAAGGAAGCATTAACAAATCCTTGAAAGCAGATATCGTAGAAAATGAAAAGAATCTTTATAATCAAGGTAAGAAAGTAACATTTACAGCTATATCAGAACCTGGATGGGGATTTGACCATTGGGAAGGCGATTTATCTGGAGATAACCCTAACTTAAGTGTTTCTATAGATAAAGATACAAGTATAACAGCGGTATTTGTGCCTATTTATCCATTAAATATAGTGGTTGAAGGGCAAGGAAGTGTAGAAACTACAGAAGCTGATTTCCAATTAGATGGTTTAGATTTTTATGAGCAAGGAAAAGAAGTAACTGTAATAGCTACAGCTAAGCCAGGATGGAAATTTGACCATTGGGAAGACAGTTTATCAGGAAACCAAAAAGAAGAGAACCTTATAATCGATGAAGAAAAGAGAGTAGTTGCAGTATTTATAGAGGAAGAATATAGTCTTAATCTAACAACTACAGGAGAAGGAACTATAGAACAAGATATTCAAAAAGATAAGTATCTATATGGAGATAAAGTAAGGTTAACAGCATCAAGGAAAGAGGGTTGGAAATTTGATCATTGGGAAGGAGATATAGGAGGAGATGATCCTAACCCAATAATTACAATGAATGATGATAAAAATATAAAAGCAGTCTTTGTACCTATTTATCAATTAAATATAGAGGCTGAAGGGCAAGGAAGTGTAGAAGTTCCAGAAGCTGATTTTGAATTAGATGGTTATAAGTTTTATGAAAAAGGAAGAGAATTATCTTTGGTAGCTACAGCTAAGCTAGGATGGGTATTTGACCATTGGGAAGGAGATATATCTGGAGATAACCCTAACTTAAGTGTTTCTATAGATAAAGATATAAATATAAAAGCAGTATTTGTGCCACTACACAGAGTAAATATCTTAACTGAAGGAGAAGGAACGGTTGTCAAATCACCTAAAGCAATATTTAATGAAAATGATCAAGCTGCATATAAAGAAGGGGCTGAAGTAAAATTAATACTTAAAGCAGAGCAAGGATGGATTTTTGATCATTGGGAAGGAGATTTATCTGGAACTGATCCTAATCCTAATCCAATAGTTTCTATAGATGAAGATAAAGACATAAAGGCTATATTTGTACCATTGCACAGAGTAAAGATCACAACTGAGGGAGAAGGAACAGTTGTCAAATCACCTGAAGCAATACTTAATGAAAATGATCAAGAATTATATAAAGATGAGACTGAACTAATATTGACAGCTAAGGCAGAATCAAGGTGGGAATTTGACCATTGGGAAGGGGATATTTCAGGAACTAGTAAGGATGTTACAATAAAAATAGATAGTGATAAGGAAATAAATGCAGTGTTTGTTCCTACTTATCATTCTTTAACTATAGCGACTGAAGGTCCTGGTACTGTAGAAGTAAACCCCCAACCAGATAAAATAGAAGATGGTCAGAAATATTATCAAATTGGAACTAAGATTACCTTAAGAGCAATTCCAGATCCTGAGTTGAAAGGTGTTGATTTGGATCATTGGGAAGGACTAACTGAAGAAGGAGCTGAAGTTAGTTTTGTTATAGATGATGATATGAATATTAAAGGGATATTCAATATTGTTTTTAAAAATGAACTTTTTGAAGAGAAGGTTAGAGAAGCAATTAATAAAGACACTGGAGTTATTGACAAAAGTGATCTAGAGCAAATAACAGAATTAAATGTAGAAAACTGTGAGATAAGGACTCACCAATGGAGAAGAACTGACTACGAAATAATTGAAGATATGATCAATTTAACTAACTTAGATATATCTAATAATTCTCTTCAAAGGGAGATGAGACTTAGTAAAATTACTAAGCTTAAAGTATTAGATTGTTCAAGTAATTTTCTATGGAACTTTGAGATAGAAGAACAGTTAGAAGATTTAGAAGAAGTAGATGCCTCAGATAACCAGTTATTATTGATAGGTGAATTAGTAGAAAAGGCACCTAATTTAATTAGATTAGATCTTTCAAATCAAAGATTTAACTATTATTCAGCTCTTCTTGAAGATATAGACGAATTAGCTTCATTAAAAAAATTAAAAGAATTAGATCTTTCGAAGAACGGGATTGTACATGGTCTTGGAAGTGATGGCTATGAAGGAATAAGTTATTTATTAGAACTGCCCAATTTAACTAAATTATGGATTGATATTAACGACTTTACAGATGAATATGATCGACAAGTACTTGATGAATTGGAGTCTAGAGGAGTATTGATTAATCCTTGATTTTAATTATTGAATAAGGAAACAATAGAAGAATAAACATATTAAGGTGGTCGATAATTAGACCACCTTAATATGTTTATAAAGTAAAAATACATTTTTTATAAAAAATATTTAATGTTAATAATTATAGTATAGAAACCAAAAAAAGATATAATTCAAAATCTTTTTTGATACAGACTAAAACCTGACTAAGTTCTGTCTGAAACCTTCAATAATCTTTAGTCTGCTTTTGTCTGTGTCTAAATTTTTTAGTATTGATTTTAATATAAAGAACATTAATTCAATCTATATAATAGGGAAATAAAAATTTTCAAAATAAATTCAAAATAACATTTGTATTTTTATACTCTTTTATGTATAATTATAAACAAAATAGTGTACGTATATTAAGGAGGAGTTCTAGTATGAAGGTAAGTATAATAGGTTCTACAGGATATACTGGTATGGAATTAGTAAGATTATTATCTAAACATCCTAAGGTTGAATTAAAAATATTAACTTCTCGGAGCTTTGCTGGAGAAGATATATCAGATATATACCCCAACTTAAGGGGAAAGGTAGATATTAAATGTGAAAAGCTAGATCTTAATAAATTAGCAGCTAGTTCAGATTTTGTTTATACTGCTC encodes:
- a CDS encoding InlB B-repeat-containing protein translates to MKISKRNVYILVLLIVSLSMILVACSSDKSNKGEYNVSGTVYDDEGTGLNDVKIKFTTEFSAGKGADLGIATTDQKGRFTKTGLVGAVKVTPVKKGYSFESKVVTETTELVFGKDPNDDTNQEENKNLIIRVIDAKTAEEVTEVSVELINDEIDYSKIKTTDSVGELEFKNLDPGTYSLSLKKAGYIDQTIEIKLEDDTSKEIELVKEVSEATVDQNTDQISNGIWTIGLSDQAKQLLDGVNISIEKSEDNLKETLLTRYEGGNKTLFDSQTEEIVGQVYSFKVRGEISSTEQPLSLNFKRDLTKDIRSLNNNLNAFNIQSNSSRDYTVDYSMIIVIKDNYGKILNIYRVNYVNDNSTNNQEVKISLKDLDDIGELEAKMYLVQSASDEQEYQKFEVLDSEDGKIIKANIKGQARYEVVKKEIEEETEKEDDDGIKDSGDMSATNNTIKIVNEDVGNGVCTVKIYNKTDLLLWEQDIFINDIDINNLSQSPSKLAQQYAPILAYPEDEEYAPVPMDYLIPDGRNSILEGDIGKDLSEIEFNIQREVIEGYSDQIIDKVSYDTLGAYMSYNGHKRSYINLGVSGFKTDSQVHPLRHATGSIENATIYYSFIKRGENHYYLNYHFFYNFDPKGGSSEEPATAGHVFDRESMSIVLDGNLKPESIVFGAHLSGQEMSLLNENGDKEITWDGEPGGRVKIPWDEVFKYEYDEDKEKIHPIVSIAKGSHALYPVPGHYLCIAKKVLPLKEPAGDSLNENTLFKVSEEDKENNKWQRVLFPAETNPENGKDYNLKALNLDQLSSHGANSPLLFSGAWVDVLGGAFSTNAKFPPFTEREKDITSWTGNAYSGEGELSFMEMIPDYSKELMKLLDVHVNLNLDKVDIFYQPEKRIVKDMTVHLSEYFKDAAMYETTAGEAKVAIGEKFLPTQAKTIKYIDASNIAVIDGFEGFQYFTELEKLNLGSWHDEEGNLLNINGPVKEVGGEPINLNIVRNLSPLANLTKLKELNLSNTSIKDLSRLFDLRYIDGLYQYKPDYKGLLEILLNLDITEVNINEDKKSVELNKVNALSNLINLEELNLSWNKIKDLSAIEESINFGALISLKKLNLSDNEITDITPLKSLAKLKEFELLDLRANDLELSKESTTLKTINYLESNDIRVLYDGVQFTSWSVIDSKFDKEWDQRGVPVIFLTDFTFKGAKGTNNEATDLFFDRLVHGIDNDEVKVDGIVTGDRLTVNDITLYGCSIASKEISEGVRLLEEKLSAHDLLKYRDDIIIIANDQGSKIAEECLKNGNENIQKVIKLQKDKINEAPDQEIRRIVKEIDSRIYYLDIPVSYNGKYGFGNESEVKIKIIKDYESPSIYEGIINFKTDLIKDKENNIDGKVGVWSTTDKAADDDPTRIGLSGKNIILFYRTDNNKNLAIINWELYSGVSNEFPLLGGKKPYSYAIMSKGKSNLMDYVCLKEVTGKNGEHKNYGIYAIDNNNLLSEKYDLAEDEIEDLTQNKRNNLENSLANITEDNKKVITRGLELVVGYVFEASDNLYEAGLRLYNKPGIHFGTHKTIISDTQAIMEKEIDYIGRTYNGLYPAGTTITVKYPDYIAPYDPYWSGGFNFSNFLIPGEEVVAEKVSENMYELKIKLDFAKNLFMNYVERGSLLNIVARGPRGCTVKREKLDSSDDNPRNSLKPTLKTTSFKGQSSERARVRLTAIPKEGWAFDHWEGSVTGYENPIIISLDKEKDITAVFGERLIKDKNLEEAIREEINKPEGILTKEDLEQITKLEAEDCEIKSLEGLEYLKNLEHLNLNNNGILDPSVVCLLEDLKTVNLKNNKINEAIFAKEMKSLQELDLSSNNLKILDFGGDGSGSGGGLKFSKAPKNLKSLKLGDNKITDIDSLFRELNDLGNLQLLDLSGNLINSISNIVEYSDRMEETLRELNLSNNQLSDIGAVSNFRSLEVLNLNNNNIKEIDPVKKLDNIITLELASNDLTHITAIRNLEKLKNLNLWNNKIEEVRGLPDLKFADNINLSQNLIRKLEGVSRLGNVKNLDLSSNKIKDISSISDLGNVENIDLGNNEIEDISSLSEVGSIENLNLSDNQIKDIEALEDIDGLQEVELGNNEFELIDPEIEKILKRLTDNENVKVDFSGGIYLSIDVEGPGYVIKNPGEDSYKKGTRVTLVAKTVNGWEFDHWEGDLSGNERVRTIVMDEEKRVKAVFKQEKYSFELRVKGKGTVTKSLDKEEYEYGDFITLNAIAEEGWQLDHWEGLVGTALNPTVSMDGDKVIAAVFLPLYTLESNVEGRGELIVYPQKDSYREGEEVTLIAEPKEGWIFNYWSGNATGDSKRKKITMDENKKITAVFGSLDISRLNTNIKGKGTISIAEKSIKTIYEAGDIVELIAKPEVGYRFDHWEGAISGSKREAKLTLSSEEQELTAVFTKEEYDLSLDIEGEGIVEKSIDQKRYPYGAKVKLTAKAEEGWRFSHWTGDIKTDEKLNVPEFIVSFDRDREIKAVFVPTDELFTLDISTEGDGEIITTPKKEKYLEGSEVKLVAESKEGWTFKEWSGDIEGNQRERVITVTENKEIKAIFVPLDINIEGNGDIDLESTAVKEVIKLTATPELGWVFDHWEGALSGSEISQELAINEPKEVTAVFVNDKYSLNLNVEGEGLIEKDTNHEYYATGALVTLSAKSKEGWVFDHWEGNFDEDNATAAGSKLKLRMDEDKNITAVFKEIKNINIETEGSGIVRTKGITHEEGIKVTFLAVAKGSWNFDHWEGDIGDNDPNQEEITLPIDEQRDIKAIFVPIYPLNIVVEGQGSIEVPEGDFQLDGCDFYNQGREITVIATAKPGWKFDHWEDGLSGNQKEEKLIIDEEKKVVAVFKEEEYSLNLTTTGEGTIEQDIQKDKYLYGDEVRLTVLRKEGWNFDHWEGDIDSENINEEEIVISFTQNMNLTAIFVPVYSLDIKVEGQGSINKSLKADIVENEKNLYNQGKKVTFTAISEPGWGFDHWEGDLSGDNPNLSVSIDKDTSITAVFVPIYPLNIVVEGQGSVETTEADFQLDGLDFYEQGKEVTVIATAKPGWKFDHWEDSLSGNQKEENLIIDEEKRVVAVFIEEEYSLNLTTTGEGTIEQDIQKDKYLYGDKVRLTASRKEGWKFDHWEGDIGGDDPNPIITMNDDKNIKAVFVPIYQLNIEAEGQGSVEVPEADFELDGYKFYEKGRELSLVATAKLGWVFDHWEGDISGDNPNLSVSIDKDINIKAVFVPLHRVNILTEGEGTVVKSPKAIFNENDQAAYKEGAEVKLILKAEQGWIFDHWEGDLSGTDPNPNPIVSIDEDKDIKAIFVPLHRVKITTEGEGTVVKSPEAILNENDQELYKDETELILTAKAESRWEFDHWEGDISGTSKDVTIKIDSDKEINAVFVPTYHSLTIATEGPGTVEVNPQPDKIEDGQKYYQIGTKITLRAIPDPELKGVDLDHWEGLTEEGAEVSFVIDDDMNIKGIFNIVFKNELFEEKVREAINKDTGVIDKSDLEQITELNVENCEIRTHQWRRTDYEIIEDMINLTNLDISNNSLQREMRLSKITKLKVLDCSSNFLWNFEIEEQLEDLEEVDASDNQLLLIGELVEKAPNLIRLDLSNQRFNYYSALLEDIDELASLKKLKELDLSKNGIVHGLGSDGYEGISYLLELPNLTKLWIDINDFTDEYDRQVLDELESRGVLINP